The Aggregatilinea lenta genome includes a region encoding these proteins:
- a CDS encoding SDR family NAD(P)-dependent oxidoreductase, whose protein sequence is MARRFEDKVVVVTGGSRGIGYAIASALVDEGATVIVASKNSARGTAAAEVLNAQDGGGRAAFVATDVTDKAQVEAMVAQVLAQHGRIDALVNNAGVHDKAAFCDESEDLWQVMYRQNVMGVVLPSQAVVRDMQRRGEGGAIVHVSSKAGVVGEPGHAAYSAAKGAVIALTRAMAVELAWDQIRVNVVCPGPVLTDMLTGNVTAQADRDALGADAPLGRIGLPEDIAGAVLYLASADSGWCTGQAINVDGGLSILK, encoded by the coding sequence ATGGCGCGGCGCTTTGAAGATAAGGTCGTGGTGGTGACAGGCGGCAGCCGGGGCATCGGCTACGCGATCGCCAGCGCGCTGGTGGACGAGGGCGCGACAGTGATCGTCGCGTCCAAGAACTCAGCGCGGGGCACTGCCGCAGCGGAGGTGCTCAACGCGCAGGACGGCGGTGGACGGGCCGCGTTCGTTGCCACGGACGTGACCGACAAAGCGCAGGTTGAGGCGATGGTCGCGCAGGTCCTGGCGCAGCACGGGCGGATCGACGCGCTGGTTAACAACGCGGGCGTGCACGACAAGGCGGCGTTTTGCGACGAGAGCGAAGACCTGTGGCAGGTCATGTATCGCCAGAACGTGATGGGCGTCGTGCTGCCCTCGCAGGCCGTGGTGCGCGATATGCAGCGGCGCGGTGAGGGCGGCGCGATCGTACACGTCTCGTCGAAGGCGGGCGTCGTCGGAGAGCCGGGGCACGCGGCTTACAGCGCGGCGAAAGGGGCCGTGATCGCCCTGACGCGCGCGATGGCGGTCGAGCTGGCATGGGACCAGATCCGCGTGAACGTGGTCTGTCCGGGACCGGTGCTGACCGATATGCTGACCGGTAACGTCACGGCGCAGGCCGATCGCGATGCACTGGGCGCGGATGCGCCGTTGGGCCGCATCGGGCTGCCGGAGGACATCGCGGGCGCGGTGCTGTATCTGGCCTCGGCGGACAGCGGCTGGTGCACCGGGCAGGCGATCAACGTGGACGGTGGCCTGTCGATCCTGAAGTAA
- a CDS encoding sugar ABC transporter substrate-binding protein, which produces MMRKSRLIVVSLLLVLSMVVALSASAQGDGNRADEPIVIGWAPPDITGVFKTATDFFQAAVDDANANGFDVELITQSPSSHTDFADQVAILEDYIQRGVDVIAVSPSEVEVVKPAIAKANEAGIPVIVVNLLEPIEGADVASYIGFDNTVGAEVSAYAMLDYFGGPGVLGEGEQVEIEDGQYLDIEFWEGLYGELTDEEKAEIVAKGAIIEGVAGGFFSVARLNGFNQVLEDYPGVEIVGEPCAADWNREKGISCAEDILQANDDLDFIWAASNEMGLGAMLAADGQERLENAQDGPVVGDGSVAIFTNDLTPESVERINEGMIVAETTHGFADWGWYGGEFAVELVCGIDVPATFDIRPRIAYIENASTFYPEPVLPEIDWESIKADCTGAAE; this is translated from the coding sequence ATGATGCGCAAGAGTCGGTTGATTGTAGTTTCGCTTCTGCTGGTCCTGAGTATGGTCGTGGCTCTCAGCGCGTCCGCTCAGGGTGACGGTAACCGCGCCGACGAGCCGATCGTGATCGGCTGGGCGCCGCCGGACATCACGGGCGTTTTCAAGACCGCGACGGACTTCTTCCAGGCCGCGGTGGACGATGCGAACGCCAACGGCTTCGACGTCGAACTAATCACACAATCCCCATCCAGCCACACGGACTTCGCCGATCAGGTTGCGATCCTCGAAGACTACATCCAGCGTGGCGTGGACGTGATCGCGGTCTCCCCAAGCGAAGTTGAAGTCGTCAAGCCTGCGATCGCGAAAGCCAATGAAGCAGGCATCCCCGTCATCGTCGTCAACCTGCTTGAGCCGATCGAGGGCGCGGACGTGGCATCGTACATCGGCTTCGACAACACTGTCGGTGCTGAAGTGTCGGCCTATGCCATGCTCGACTACTTCGGCGGGCCGGGTGTCCTGGGCGAAGGCGAGCAGGTCGAGATCGAAGACGGCCAGTACCTGGACATCGAATTCTGGGAAGGGCTGTACGGCGAGCTGACGGACGAGGAAAAAGCTGAAATCGTCGCCAAGGGCGCGATCATCGAAGGCGTGGCGGGCGGCTTCTTCTCTGTGGCGCGCCTGAACGGCTTCAATCAGGTCCTGGAAGACTATCCGGGTGTTGAGATCGTCGGCGAGCCGTGCGCGGCGGACTGGAACCGCGAAAAGGGCATTTCCTGCGCCGAAGACATCCTGCAAGCGAACGACGACCTGGACTTCATCTGGGCCGCTTCGAACGAGATGGGCCTGGGCGCGATGCTGGCTGCTGACGGCCAGGAACGTCTGGAAAATGCGCAGGATGGTCCGGTCGTGGGCGATGGGTCCGTGGCAATCTTCACCAATGACCTGACCCCCGAATCGGTCGAGCGCATCAACGAAGGCATGATCGTCGCCGAGACGACCCACGGCTTCGCCGACTGGGGCTGGTACGGTGGTGAGTTCGCGGTCGAGCTGGTGTGCGGCATCGACGTTCCGGCGACCTTCGACATCCGTCCGCGTATTGCCTATATCGAGAACGCAAGCACCTTCTATCCTGAGCCTGTGCTGCCCGAAATCGACTGGGAAAGCATCAAGGCGGACTGCACCGGCGCTGCTGAGTAA
- a CDS encoding SDR family NAD(P)-dependent oxidoreductase → MRFQEKVVAITGAAKGIGRAAALAFAREGAAVAIVDRSADGEAVARELEGAGHPVLFVATDISSESEVQALFDRIAAQWNRLDVLVNNAGIYRQGDVLEAPTDEWERILAVNLTGSFLCTKYAVPLMLRGEGGVVVNVASEAGLVGIAGQVAYNVSKAGMIALTRSCAVDLASRGIRVNSVCPGTTSTPLVEEAIRRAPDPAAAKRFLEESRPMNRLGTPEEIASAILYLASADAGYATGSILSIDGGYTAQ, encoded by the coding sequence ATGCGGTTTCAGGAGAAGGTTGTCGCGATCACCGGCGCGGCCAAAGGGATAGGTCGGGCCGCCGCGCTGGCCTTTGCGCGCGAAGGCGCTGCCGTCGCAATCGTGGATCGAAGCGCGGACGGGGAAGCCGTCGCGCGCGAGCTTGAAGGGGCCGGACACCCGGTCCTGTTTGTGGCTACCGACATTTCCAGCGAATCCGAGGTCCAGGCGCTGTTTGACCGGATCGCGGCGCAGTGGAACCGGCTGGACGTGCTGGTCAACAACGCGGGCATCTACCGCCAGGGCGACGTGCTGGAAGCGCCCACCGACGAGTGGGAGCGCATCCTGGCCGTTAACCTCACCGGCAGTTTCCTGTGCACCAAATATGCCGTACCGCTCATGTTGCGCGGCGAGGGCGGGGTCGTCGTCAACGTCGCGTCCGAGGCTGGGCTGGTCGGGATCGCAGGGCAAGTAGCTTACAACGTCTCGAAGGCGGGCATGATCGCCCTGACGCGCAGCTGCGCGGTCGATCTGGCATCACGCGGCATCCGGGTCAACAGCGTGTGTCCCGGCACGACGTCTACACCCCTGGTCGAAGAGGCAATCCGGCGCGCGCCCGATCCGGCGGCTGCGAAGCGTTTCCTCGAAGAATCACGCCCCATGAACCGCCTCGGCACGCCGGAGGAAATCGCCTCCGCGATCCTTTATCTGGCGAGCGCCGACGCGGGCTATGCCACCGGCTCAATCCTCAGCATCGACGGTGGGTATACGGCTCAGTAA
- a CDS encoding ABC transporter permease, with product MRASRTWHTTRSLLLRGGPLIALLVLAIYLSFASPHFMTESNLVNVARRTSVLAIMAVGQTFVILTGGIDLSVGAVAALSASAAAVTMTQQVNVLGLGIKFGPVDFLPGLIIALLVGGAAGLLNGLLITKGNIPDFIATLGTLEAFRGMALLTTNGLPVPSYYSDAPKARSALPETMIRVGTSDFLGIPIAAWLALLVVLAGWLLLRYSTFGRGVYAVGGNREAARVSGININRTKLGVYLVSGVLAALGGFVLAGRLNSANALMSEGDELTSIAAVVIGGTNLIGGVGGVIGSVIGAVITGVIDNGLNLLNVTEFWQRIVMGSVIVVVVIFDQWRRRRFHT from the coding sequence ATGCGGGCCAGCCGGACCTGGCATACAACGCGGTCTCTTCTGCTGCGCGGCGGTCCGCTGATTGCGCTGCTGGTGCTGGCGATCTACCTTTCGTTTGCATCGCCCCACTTCATGACCGAGAGCAATCTGGTGAACGTCGCCCGCCGGACGTCCGTCCTGGCGATCATGGCGGTCGGTCAGACGTTCGTCATTCTCACGGGGGGCATCGACCTGTCGGTCGGCGCGGTTGCGGCACTCAGCGCCTCGGCGGCAGCCGTGACGATGACCCAGCAGGTGAACGTGCTGGGGCTGGGCATCAAGTTCGGACCGGTGGACTTTCTGCCGGGCCTGATTATCGCGCTGCTGGTCGGCGGGGCCGCCGGGCTGCTGAACGGCCTCTTGATCACTAAAGGCAACATCCCCGACTTCATCGCCACGCTGGGCACGCTTGAGGCGTTTCGCGGCATGGCGCTGCTAACGACCAACGGCCTGCCCGTGCCCTCCTACTACAGCGACGCGCCCAAAGCGCGTTCGGCGCTGCCGGAGACGATGATCCGCGTGGGCACGAGTGATTTCCTGGGGATACCGATCGCGGCCTGGCTGGCGCTGCTCGTTGTGTTGGCCGGGTGGCTGCTGCTGCGCTATTCGACCTTTGGGCGCGGCGTGTACGCCGTGGGCGGCAACCGCGAGGCCGCGCGCGTGTCCGGTATCAACATCAACCGCACGAAGCTGGGCGTGTACCTCGTGTCCGGCGTCCTGGCGGCGCTGGGCGGGTTCGTGCTGGCCGGACGCCTGAACTCGGCCAATGCGCTGATGTCCGAAGGCGACGAGCTGACTTCTATTGCGGCAGTAGTGATCGGCGGCACGAACCTGATCGGCGGTGTGGGCGGCGTGATCGGCTCGGTGATCGGCGCAGTGATCACGGGCGTGATCGACAACGGCCTGAACCTGCTGAACGTGACCGAGTTCTGGCAGCGCATCGTGATGGGGTCGGTCATTGTCGTCGTGGTCATCTTCGACCAGTGGCGGCGGCGGCGCTTCCATACGTAG
- a CDS encoding GntR family transcriptional regulator, translated as MTDSVDRSSPIPYYIQVWDILRENIQNGIWQPGEQIPGEPELCRTFGVSRTVIRQALNEMVHKGLIVREKGKGTFVATPKISESLVGELTGFHQNMVEQGYNPVAQVLRQNIVPASSKVATYLNVEVGSQIIEIERLRFIDDLPIQLVTTYIPYALCPDLATADFSHQSLYTFLEQQCGIMIARGRRSIEAVPANEYEARHLSVKKGAPLILLDSVSYLDDGTPVEYYHAVHRGDRAKFEVELVRVRKMDAKADMPHERRGVPWGGGLVVRRQNEAD; from the coding sequence TTGACTGACTCTGTGGATCGCTCCAGCCCCATTCCCTACTACATCCAGGTCTGGGATATTCTGCGCGAGAATATCCAAAACGGCATCTGGCAGCCCGGCGAGCAGATCCCGGGTGAGCCGGAGCTGTGCCGGACCTTTGGCGTCAGCCGCACCGTGATCCGGCAGGCCCTGAACGAGATGGTGCACAAGGGCCTGATCGTGCGCGAAAAAGGGAAGGGCACGTTCGTCGCCACCCCGAAGATCAGCGAAAGCCTGGTGGGGGAGCTTACCGGTTTTCATCAGAACATGGTCGAGCAAGGCTACAACCCGGTCGCGCAGGTGCTGCGCCAGAACATCGTTCCGGCCAGCAGCAAGGTGGCGACCTATCTTAACGTCGAGGTCGGATCCCAAATCATCGAAATTGAGCGCCTCCGCTTCATCGATGACCTCCCCATTCAACTCGTCACGACGTATATCCCGTATGCACTCTGCCCCGATCTGGCGACCGCCGATTTTTCGCACCAATCCCTGTACACGTTTCTCGAGCAGCAGTGCGGCATCATGATCGCACGCGGGCGGCGCAGCATCGAGGCCGTGCCTGCGAACGAGTATGAGGCGCGCCACCTGAGCGTGAAGAAGGGTGCGCCGCTGATCCTGCTCGACAGCGTGAGTTACCTGGACGATGGGACGCCCGTGGAATACTACCACGCCGTGCATCGCGGCGACCGGGCCAAGTTCGAAGTGGAGCTGGTCCGCGTCCGTAAGATGGACGCCAAGGCCGACATGCCACACGAACGGCGGGGCGTACCGTGGGGAGGGGGCCTGGTTGTTCGGAGACAGAACGAAGCCGATTAG
- a CDS encoding xylulokinase, protein MAKTYLIGVDLGTMGTKAGIVDADGVVVAEAYEETRLYYPRPGWVEQSLDEIYGSAVRMIRACLEQSGIDPGHVAGIAFDGQMAGIGSVGAEWDSPTGYDSWLDTRCGPYIPRLQEYGREIIGLTGGPPTITHGAKILWWMHERPDVFAQIARFVQPGGYVAGRLAGLKGDEAYVDRTYIHFSCFSDSRAGVWSDELTGLFGVDQDKLPRIVNPWDVIGHVTEAAARECGLKAGTPIAAGCGDQAAAQLGAAMVQPGLVFDVAGTASVLALVFDQFVTDQEHGALFTAHAAVPGLYYALGYTNGGGLNLRWFRDEFAQHEKAEALVRGENPYQVLDRMAADIPAGANNLLFLPHLSGRVCPGDPNTRGVFIGLNWLHTRGHFYRAMLESLGYEYAYYLRVLHSMLPDGDFLEARVTGGGARSALLNQIKADILGLPYVRLNRDEFSVLGSAILAGYAVGVFDDMAATAQRFTQPTERIEPNMAMHARYQPYVDEYIKLFEATKPIFDDLAAMPEPENEALPGQ, encoded by the coding sequence GTGGCCAAAACGTACTTGATCGGTGTGGACCTCGGCACGATGGGCACGAAGGCCGGCATTGTCGATGCGGACGGCGTCGTCGTCGCGGAAGCCTACGAGGAAACCAGGCTCTACTACCCGCGCCCCGGCTGGGTCGAGCAGTCCCTGGACGAGATTTACGGCTCGGCGGTGCGCATGATCAGGGCCTGCCTGGAGCAGAGCGGAATCGACCCCGGCCACGTCGCCGGGATCGCCTTCGACGGGCAGATGGCGGGCATCGGCAGCGTTGGCGCGGAATGGGACAGCCCCACGGGGTACGACTCGTGGCTGGACACGCGCTGCGGGCCGTACATCCCGCGCCTGCAAGAATACGGACGCGAGATCATCGGGCTGACGGGCGGACCGCCGACCATCACGCACGGCGCGAAGATCCTGTGGTGGATGCACGAGCGGCCCGACGTGTTCGCGCAGATCGCGCGCTTCGTTCAACCGGGCGGCTACGTCGCGGGGCGGCTGGCCGGGCTGAAGGGCGACGAGGCTTACGTAGACCGCACTTACATCCACTTCTCGTGCTTCAGCGATTCACGCGCGGGCGTGTGGTCCGACGAGCTGACCGGCCTGTTCGGCGTCGATCAGGACAAGCTGCCGCGCATCGTCAATCCGTGGGACGTGATCGGCCACGTGACTGAAGCGGCAGCACGCGAATGCGGGCTGAAGGCCGGGACGCCCATTGCGGCGGGCTGTGGCGACCAGGCGGCGGCGCAGCTCGGCGCGGCGATGGTCCAGCCCGGTCTCGTGTTCGACGTGGCGGGCACGGCCTCCGTGCTGGCGCTGGTGTTCGACCAGTTCGTGACCGACCAGGAGCACGGCGCGCTGTTCACGGCGCACGCGGCGGTCCCTGGCCTGTACTACGCGCTGGGCTACACCAACGGCGGCGGGCTGAATCTGCGCTGGTTCCGCGACGAGTTCGCGCAGCACGAAAAAGCCGAGGCGCTGGTACGTGGCGAGAACCCGTATCAGGTGCTCGATCGTATGGCGGCGGACATCCCGGCGGGCGCGAATAATCTGCTGTTTCTGCCGCACCTGAGCGGGCGCGTCTGCCCCGGCGACCCGAATACGCGCGGCGTGTTTATCGGCCTCAACTGGCTGCATACGCGCGGGCATTTCTACCGCGCCATGCTGGAATCGCTCGGCTACGAGTACGCGTACTATCTGCGCGTGCTGCACAGCATGCTGCCCGACGGCGACTTTCTGGAGGCGCGTGTCACCGGCGGTGGGGCACGCAGCGCGCTGCTCAACCAGATCAAGGCCGATATCCTGGGGCTGCCCTACGTCCGGCTCAACCGCGACGAGTTCTCGGTGCTCGGCTCGGCGATCCTGGCCGGGTACGCGGTGGGCGTGTTCGACGACATGGCGGCGACGGCGCAGCGCTTCACGCAGCCGACTGAGCGCATCGAGCCGAACATGGCGATGCACGCGCGCTATCAGCCCTACGTGGACGAGTACATCAAGCTGTTCGAGGCCACGAAGCCGATCTTCGACGATCTGGCCGCCATGCCGGAGCCGGAGAACGAGGCGCTTCCCGGCCAATAG
- a CDS encoding glucose-6-phosphate isomerase family protein, whose amino-acid sequence MRTEPYTFGLPAGTFIPENYDNHIERRLTDMQGQYLDQDAYQAMLDREDALLYEVYEFKRPEVAGELLHGVSIVHPGKVGSEYFMTKGHFHNVLETGEIYYCLQGQGVMVMETPEGEWAVEELRPGRVLYVLPRWAHRSVNTGQDEDLITFFVYPGDAGHDYGTIEQKGFRKLIVDNSDPYGVIDNPRWGDTDT is encoded by the coding sequence ATGAGAACCGAACCTTATACTTTTGGCCTACCTGCCGGCACCTTCATCCCAGAAAACTACGACAATCACATTGAGCGACGTCTCACCGACATGCAAGGCCAGTACCTCGACCAGGACGCCTATCAGGCGATGCTAGACCGCGAAGACGCGCTGCTCTACGAGGTCTACGAGTTCAAGCGTCCCGAAGTAGCCGGGGAGCTGCTGCATGGCGTTTCGATCGTGCATCCCGGCAAAGTCGGCAGTGAGTACTTCATGACCAAGGGACACTTCCACAACGTGCTGGAAACGGGCGAGATCTACTACTGCCTGCAGGGCCAGGGTGTGATGGTCATGGAAACGCCCGAAGGCGAGTGGGCTGTCGAGGAGCTGCGGCCCGGACGCGTACTGTACGTGCTGCCGCGCTGGGCGCACCGCTCGGTGAATACGGGCCAGGACGAAGATCTGATCACGTTCTTCGTCTACCCTGGCGACGCCGGGCACGACTATGGCACGATCGAGCAAAAAGGCTTCCGCAAGCTGATCGTCGACAACAGCGACCCGTACGGCGTGATCGACAACCCACGCTGGGGCGATACCGACACGTAA
- a CDS encoding sugar ABC transporter ATP-binding protein produces the protein MAASQPLLHMEQIDKHYPGVHALDHVDFTLHAGEVHVLLGENGAGKSTLMKVLSGSVPRDGGRIIINGEDVKHYDPNAAHLLGVGMVYQEFSLVPTLTVAENIFLGDLPRNRLGVVKWSEVNQKAQASLDDLGVDINPRAVVETLSVAEQQLTEIARIVTRQSRILLLDEPTSALSETERERLFDIIRRLQQRGVGIIYISHRLEEVPLIGTRVTIMRDGRVIDTLPIDKADRETMVSMMVGRQLTDQFPKTEIKRGDVVLRVENLALDGKLHDLSFELHRGEILGIFGLMGAGQTELAHALFGLVKPATGRISIDGKQVSIHEPVEAIREGMGFMLRDRKASLVPMQPIPSNITLANVSQNRMLRALNLGQETKTAEEYVKELQIRPPMLDRPVMFLSGGNQQKVCLARWLCSQAQILIVDEPTRGIDVGAKAEVFALLDRLAREGVGVIMISSEMPEILAMADRTLVMRDGHFTAEFERGEATQELLLHSAS, from the coding sequence ATGGCAGCCAGCCAGCCGCTCCTGCATATGGAGCAGATCGACAAGCACTATCCGGGTGTGCACGCGCTTGATCACGTCGATTTTACGCTGCACGCAGGTGAAGTACATGTGTTGTTAGGCGAAAACGGGGCCGGAAAATCGACCCTGATGAAAGTGTTGAGCGGGTCCGTGCCGCGCGATGGGGGCCGGATCATCATCAACGGCGAAGACGTGAAGCACTACGATCCTAATGCCGCGCACCTGTTGGGTGTGGGCATGGTGTACCAGGAATTTAGCCTCGTCCCAACGCTGACGGTGGCGGAAAACATCTTTTTGGGCGATCTGCCTCGAAACCGGCTGGGCGTTGTGAAATGGTCGGAGGTGAACCAGAAAGCGCAGGCCAGCCTCGATGACCTGGGCGTGGACATCAACCCGCGCGCGGTGGTCGAGACGCTCAGTGTGGCCGAGCAGCAGCTCACGGAGATCGCGCGCATCGTAACCAGGCAGTCGCGCATTCTGCTGCTGGACGAGCCGACCTCCGCTCTGTCAGAGACGGAACGCGAGCGCCTGTTCGACATCATCCGGCGGCTCCAGCAGCGCGGTGTGGGCATCATCTATATCTCGCACCGCCTGGAAGAAGTGCCGCTTATCGGCACACGGGTCACCATTATGCGCGATGGGCGGGTGATCGATACGCTGCCAATCGACAAGGCCGACCGTGAAACGATGGTCAGCATGATGGTCGGTCGCCAGCTTACGGACCAGTTCCCCAAAACGGAAATCAAACGAGGCGACGTGGTGCTGCGCGTCGAGAACCTCGCGCTAGACGGCAAGCTGCACGATCTGTCGTTCGAGCTGCACCGGGGCGAGATCCTGGGCATCTTCGGTCTGATGGGCGCAGGTCAGACGGAGCTGGCGCACGCGCTGTTCGGGCTGGTGAAGCCCGCCACCGGGCGCATCAGCATCGACGGCAAGCAGGTGTCCATCCACGAACCGGTGGAGGCTATTCGCGAGGGCATGGGCTTTATGCTGCGCGACCGCAAGGCCAGTTTGGTCCCCATGCAGCCGATCCCGTCCAATATCACCCTGGCGAACGTCAGCCAGAACCGGATGCTGCGCGCGCTGAACCTCGGCCAGGAGACGAAGACCGCGGAGGAATACGTCAAGGAGCTGCAAATTCGCCCGCCGATGCTGGACCGCCCGGTGATGTTCCTCAGCGGCGGCAACCAGCAGAAGGTTTGCCTCGCACGGTGGCTGTGCAGCCAGGCGCAGATTCTGATCGTGGACGAGCCGACGCGCGGCATCGACGTGGGCGCGAAAGCGGAAGTTTTTGCGCTGCTGGACCGGCTGGCACGGGAGGGCGTGGGCGTGATCATGATCTCCTCCGAAATGCCGGAGATCCTGGCGATGGCCGACCGCACGCTGGTCATGCGCGACGGGCACTTCACCGCCGAGTTCGAGCGCGGCGAGGCGACGCAGGAGCTGCTATTGCACAGCGCCAGCTAA
- a CDS encoding zinc-dependent dehydrogenase, translating into MQAAVYHGIEDIRIETVPTPEPGPDEAVMRVGAAGICGTDLRIYGNGHHRIPEGETRILGHELAGEIVAVGANVTALKPGMRVGIAPNMGCGHCPQCVAGWTNLCADYTAFGISLNGAFAEYMLITQEAIEQGNIVPIPADVPMHVAALAEPLSCVMNGQDAVNIRPGDSVMVVGAGPIGLMHVQLARLSGARQVIMSELSDTRLEEAAAQGADVLINPARDDVKARVLEATDGEGANVVIIAAPAARAQEEALDWVSRQGRINLFGGLPKDRPTIQFNSNLVHYKQLMVTGTTGSNVRQYRASMGLIVAGRIKLDEIARPRLPLDQIHEGIARSKSGKDMRVLIEPSA; encoded by the coding sequence ATGCAAGCGGCAGTCTATCATGGCATCGAGGACATCCGGATCGAGACGGTTCCCACACCGGAACCCGGTCCTGACGAAGCAGTCATGCGCGTGGGGGCCGCGGGGATCTGTGGGACGGATTTGCGCATCTACGGCAACGGCCACCACCGCATCCCCGAAGGTGAGACGCGCATCCTCGGTCACGAGCTGGCCGGGGAGATCGTGGCCGTTGGCGCGAACGTGACCGCGCTGAAGCCGGGGATGCGCGTGGGCATCGCGCCCAACATGGGCTGCGGCCACTGCCCGCAGTGCGTGGCGGGTTGGACGAATCTGTGCGCGGACTACACCGCGTTTGGCATCAGCCTCAACGGGGCCTTCGCGGAGTACATGCTCATCACCCAGGAAGCGATCGAGCAGGGCAACATTGTGCCGATCCCGGCAGATGTGCCGATGCACGTCGCGGCGCTGGCCGAGCCGCTCTCGTGCGTGATGAACGGCCAGGATGCGGTCAACATCCGCCCCGGCGACTCGGTGATGGTCGTGGGCGCGGGGCCGATCGGGCTGATGCACGTGCAGCTCGCCCGGCTGAGCGGCGCGCGGCAGGTGATCATGAGCGAGCTGTCCGACACGCGCCTCGAAGAAGCGGCGGCGCAAGGCGCGGATGTGCTCATTAATCCCGCGCGGGACGACGTGAAGGCGCGCGTGCTTGAGGCGACGGACGGCGAAGGTGCCAACGTAGTGATCATCGCTGCCCCTGCTGCACGGGCGCAGGAAGAAGCGCTGGACTGGGTCAGCCGCCAGGGCCGGATCAACCTGTTTGGGGGGCTGCCCAAAGACCGCCCCACCATCCAGTTCAACTCGAATCTGGTGCACTACAAGCAGTTGATGGTCACAGGCACAACCGGGTCGAACGTGCGGCAGTATCGCGCGTCGATGGGGCTGATCGTCGCGGGGCGCATCAAGCTGGACGAGATCGCGCGGCCCCGCCTACCGCTGGACCAGATTCACGAAGGTATCGCGCGCTCGAAGTCCGGCAAGGATATGCGCGTGCTGATCGAGCCGTCGGCCTAG
- a CDS encoding Gfo/Idh/MocA family oxidoreductase, with product MAQDVRVCVIGAGRAGMVHARNFRWRVPYSKLVALVDVSEEQGQKSAAEVDLGDAHYTTLEQALDATEFDAVVITTPTFTHAELAIKAAQAGKHILCEKPMALTLDECDRMIAAAEEAGVVLQLAFMRRFDPPFAAAKKQIEEGLIGDPIIVRSLTRGPGLPPAWANDVSRSNGMLAEVNSHDFDAVRWLAGSTYTSVFARAATLKAPEVKEQYPDFYDTAIVSLQLASGALGMIDGVCPAHYGYDARAEVVGTAGILMIGELRETAITRVTRQDGMIERNFVSWPLRFKEAYVGEETDFVTCIREGKQPSATGLDGRRALQAVLAANESIRTGQAVAIAQ from the coding sequence ATGGCTCAGGATGTACGGGTCTGTGTTATCGGCGCGGGGCGTGCGGGCATGGTCCATGCGCGGAACTTCCGCTGGCGCGTGCCCTATAGTAAGCTGGTCGCGCTGGTCGACGTGAGTGAGGAGCAGGGGCAGAAGTCTGCGGCGGAAGTGGATCTGGGCGACGCGCACTACACTACGCTCGAACAGGCCCTCGACGCGACCGAGTTTGACGCGGTCGTCATTACCACGCCGACCTTCACGCACGCCGAACTGGCGATCAAGGCCGCACAGGCGGGCAAGCATATCCTGTGCGAAAAGCCGATGGCGCTGACTCTGGACGAGTGCGACCGCATGATCGCCGCCGCCGAGGAAGCGGGCGTCGTGCTGCAGCTCGCCTTCATGCGCCGCTTCGATCCGCCCTTCGCCGCCGCGAAGAAGCAGATCGAGGAAGGGCTGATCGGCGACCCGATCATCGTGCGCTCGCTGACGCGCGGGCCGGGTCTGCCGCCTGCGTGGGCCAACGACGTCAGCCGCAGTAACGGCATGCTGGCCGAAGTCAACAGCCACGACTTCGACGCCGTGCGCTGGCTGGCGGGCAGCACCTATACCAGCGTCTTCGCACGGGCGGCAACGCTCAAAGCGCCGGAAGTGAAGGAACAGTATCCCGACTTTTACGATACGGCCATCGTCAGCCTGCAACTGGCGAGCGGCGCGCTGGGCATGATCGACGGCGTGTGCCCCGCGCACTACGGCTACGACGCGCGCGCCGAGGTGGTCGGCACGGCGGGCATTCTGATGATTGGCGAGCTGCGCGAGACGGCGATCACGCGCGTCACGCGGCAGGATGGCATGATCGAGCGCAACTTCGTATCGTGGCCGCTGCGCTTCAAGGAAGCCTACGTCGGCGAGGAAACCGACTTTGTGACCTGTATCCGCGAGGGCAAGCAGCCGAGCGCGACGGGACTCGACGGACGCCGCGCGCTCCAGGCCGTGCTGGCTGCCAACGAGTCGATCCGCACCGGGCAGGCCGTCGCCATCGCGCAGTAA